From Bifidobacterium longum subsp. longum JCM 1217, one genomic window encodes:
- a CDS encoding NUDIX domain-containing protein, producing the protein MSNETYRQFDPWRPSPVKEISRRQIVETHYFNVDHVSYESNQIGSFERYFVQENNGDTVAVLAVTDDGMIPLVEQYRIANHRWTLEIPAGHANNPSERPTDVAKRKLAEEAGFDATKLTQFTRFMNTPSYSTQHTAIFFATGLTPASRQEIGPETPRSDVRMVSVDDAYEMVVNGTIVDAKTMVAILRLKSGTLDHLND; encoded by the coding sequence ATGAGCAACGAAACTTACCGTCAGTTCGATCCCTGGCGCCCCTCTCCGGTCAAGGAGATTTCCCGTAGACAGATTGTGGAGACGCATTATTTCAATGTCGATCACGTCTCCTATGAGTCGAATCAAATCGGTTCGTTTGAACGCTACTTTGTTCAGGAGAACAATGGCGACACTGTGGCTGTGCTGGCCGTCACCGATGATGGCATGATTCCGCTGGTCGAGCAGTATCGCATCGCCAACCATCGTTGGACGTTGGAGATTCCGGCCGGTCACGCCAACAACCCGTCCGAACGCCCGACCGATGTAGCTAAGCGCAAGCTGGCCGAAGAGGCCGGTTTCGACGCCACCAAGCTTACGCAGTTCACCCGTTTTATGAACACGCCGAGCTATTCCACCCAGCACACCGCAATCTTCTTCGCCACCGGTCTAACCCCGGCTTCCCGTCAGGAAATCGGCCCGGAGACTCCGCGTTCCGACGTGCGTATGGTGTCGGTGGACGATGCCTATGAGATGGTGGTCAATGGCACGATTGTGGATGCCAAGACCATGGTCGCCATTTTGCGCCTGAAGAGCGGCACGCTCGATCATCTCAACGACTGA
- a CDS encoding ANTAR domain-containing response regulator, with product MAARKKSEEPSINIDEVLTDEELKAVANESEPAERKAKPEDGPRTVVVAEDEAVNRMDLVAMLEDNGYEVVGQAANGEEAVELTRKYRPDVVCMDVKMPRMDGITAAGIICDENIAPVVMLTAFSQTDLVKKATGAGAMAYVTKPYEESKLLPTLEVAMGRFAEINDLLDSVERSERKLKETTDQLKETEEKLKKAEDTLEERKLVDRAKGLLMDKADFSEQGAFRWIQKTSMDQRIPKKRLAQAIIAKYGGPKPSDSGER from the coding sequence ATGGCTGCAAGGAAGAAGTCCGAAGAACCGAGTATCAACATCGATGAGGTGCTGACCGACGAAGAGCTCAAGGCCGTGGCCAATGAAAGCGAACCTGCTGAGCGCAAGGCCAAGCCCGAGGACGGTCCGCGTACCGTTGTCGTGGCCGAGGACGAAGCCGTGAACCGCATGGATCTGGTCGCCATGCTGGAAGACAACGGTTATGAGGTCGTTGGTCAGGCCGCCAACGGCGAGGAAGCCGTGGAACTGACCCGCAAGTACCGCCCTGATGTGGTGTGCATGGATGTCAAGATGCCGCGTATGGACGGCATCACCGCTGCCGGCATTATCTGCGATGAAAACATCGCCCCCGTCGTCATGCTCACCGCATTCTCCCAGACCGATCTGGTGAAGAAGGCCACCGGCGCTGGCGCCATGGCATACGTCACCAAGCCGTACGAGGAATCCAAGCTGCTGCCGACCCTCGAGGTGGCCATGGGCCGTTTCGCCGAGATCAACGATTTGCTGGACAGCGTGGAGCGCAGCGAACGTAAGCTCAAGGAAACCACCGATCAGCTCAAGGAAACCGAAGAGAAGCTCAAGAAGGCCGAAGACACGCTTGAGGAGCGCAAGCTCGTCGACCGCGCCAAGGGTCTGCTGATGGACAAGGCGGACTTCTCCGAGCAGGGTGCCTTCCGTTGGATTCAGAAGACCTCCATGGACCAGCGCATCCCCAAGAAGCGCCTGGCTCAGGCCATCATCGCCAAGTACGGCGGTCCGAAGCCTTCTGATTCGGGCGAACGCTGA
- the polA gene encoding DNA polymerase I: MGEASVTVPTNETLLVVDGHSLAFRAFFALPVDNFSTSSGQATNAVWGFATMLAQVIDAEKPDHLGVAFDVKGGTFRNEMLPQYKGTREAAPEELLTQLPLIQRMLTALGVTYIEKPGFEGDDVIATLATMGDKAGYHTLVLSGDRDAFQLVDDNVTVLYPGHHFKDLKHMTPQSIIDKYKVTPAQYPDLAALRGETADNIPGVPGVGDGFAAKWINQFGSLDGICEHADEIGGKKGESLRANIDQVKLNRKVNALVRDVDLGVDIEDLTFGTVDVAQIDALFKELEFGPRTKSRVLKTFNTGAKASNTSGAGESTNNEQNEQDSSLDLNLPEPTSITAPEQFDEWVKAHRVEVKVPGEIADFTVSDYGGGSQRHAICGDAVGHAWTVAAWGDERPGRATAQAIAVATATSAAIVPLPITDTLRAQLARFLKSEHSRTIVHGYKELLHLLGAVDLDMDLPMFDTKLAGYLAQPDFHADSLKQAAEHFLDIHFTETEQPSQGTLDFDDDQVEEDPNEHRLRDLAIIRSLAVTLGPIIDEREQCWLMRAIELPVSRVLHGMEHTGAKVDSVRLVSMRDQFAAEARQAQEMAWEYAGTEINLQSPKQLQKVLFEDMGLKPTKRTKSGSYTTNAAALQDLYVKSVDNERANGFLGALLRHREINKLKQIVQTLIDATNTSDERIHTTFEQTVAATGRLSSVDPNLQNIPNRNAAGREIRGVFVPGEGYEALMSCDYSQVELRIMADLSDDEALIEAFRSGADFHKYVASMVYKLPVDQITGDQRSHVKAMSYGLAYGLSTYGLAQQLKIAPREAEALKNRYFDTFGKVHDYLESLVANAREKGYTETIFGRRRYFPALHSTNRVAREAAERAALNAPIQGSAADIMKIAMIRAEQTLAEAHVKSRIILQIHDELVVEIAPGEGDQVTELVRNAMEHAVDLAVPLDVSCGIGSDWQLAAH, encoded by the coding sequence ATGGGAGAGGCCAGCGTGACCGTACCCACCAATGAAACATTGCTGGTGGTGGACGGCCACTCGCTGGCCTTCCGTGCATTTTTCGCCCTGCCGGTCGACAACTTCAGCACCTCCAGCGGCCAGGCCACCAACGCCGTCTGGGGTTTTGCCACCATGCTCGCGCAGGTGATCGATGCGGAGAAGCCCGACCATCTGGGCGTCGCCTTCGATGTGAAGGGCGGCACATTCCGCAATGAGATGCTTCCGCAATACAAAGGCACCCGTGAGGCGGCTCCCGAAGAGCTGCTCACCCAGCTGCCATTGATTCAACGCATGCTCACGGCCCTCGGCGTCACCTACATCGAGAAGCCGGGATTCGAAGGCGACGACGTGATCGCCACCCTCGCCACCATGGGAGACAAGGCCGGTTACCACACACTGGTATTGTCCGGTGACCGAGACGCTTTCCAGCTGGTGGATGACAACGTCACCGTGTTGTACCCGGGCCATCACTTCAAAGACCTGAAGCATATGACGCCGCAGTCCATCATCGACAAATACAAAGTCACTCCCGCACAATATCCGGATCTGGCGGCACTCCGAGGCGAAACCGCCGACAATATTCCCGGTGTGCCCGGCGTAGGCGACGGCTTTGCGGCCAAGTGGATCAACCAATTCGGTTCCCTCGACGGCATTTGCGAGCACGCCGATGAAATCGGCGGCAAAAAAGGCGAATCACTGCGGGCCAATATCGACCAGGTCAAACTCAATCGCAAAGTCAACGCACTGGTACGAGACGTCGATCTAGGCGTCGATATCGAGGATCTGACATTCGGCACCGTGGACGTGGCACAGATCGACGCCCTGTTCAAGGAGCTTGAATTCGGACCTCGCACCAAGAGTCGTGTACTGAAAACCTTCAATACCGGGGCCAAGGCATCCAACACATCCGGAGCTGGCGAGTCTACGAATAATGAGCAGAACGAGCAGGATAGCAGCCTCGATCTGAACCTGCCGGAACCCACGAGCATCACTGCTCCGGAGCAGTTCGACGAATGGGTCAAGGCCCATCGCGTCGAAGTCAAGGTTCCCGGTGAAATCGCCGATTTCACGGTTTCCGACTATGGCGGTGGCTCGCAGCGGCATGCCATCTGCGGCGACGCGGTCGGCCACGCTTGGACCGTGGCCGCATGGGGCGACGAAAGGCCGGGGCGTGCCACGGCACAAGCCATTGCCGTGGCCACGGCAACATCAGCGGCCATAGTGCCCCTTCCAATCACCGATACCCTGCGAGCACAGCTTGCGCGGTTCCTGAAAAGCGAACACTCCCGCACCATCGTGCATGGGTATAAAGAATTGCTGCATCTTTTGGGCGCGGTCGATCTTGACATGGACCTGCCGATGTTCGACACCAAGCTTGCCGGGTATCTGGCCCAACCGGATTTCCATGCCGATAGCCTCAAGCAGGCGGCCGAGCACTTCCTCGACATCCACTTCACCGAAACCGAACAGCCTTCGCAAGGCACGTTGGACTTCGACGACGATCAGGTCGAAGAAGATCCGAACGAACATCGTCTGCGTGATTTGGCCATTATCCGCAGCCTCGCCGTCACGCTCGGGCCGATTATCGACGAGCGTGAACAATGCTGGCTGATGCGCGCGATTGAACTTCCTGTTTCCCGCGTGCTGCACGGCATGGAGCACACAGGAGCCAAAGTCGATAGCGTTCGACTCGTCTCCATGCGTGACCAGTTTGCCGCCGAGGCTCGCCAAGCGCAGGAAATGGCTTGGGAGTATGCCGGCACCGAAATCAACCTGCAAAGCCCCAAGCAGCTGCAGAAGGTGCTGTTCGAAGATATGGGTTTGAAACCCACCAAACGCACCAAGTCCGGCTCATACACCACGAATGCGGCCGCATTGCAGGATCTGTATGTCAAATCAGTGGACAATGAGCGGGCCAACGGTTTCCTCGGAGCGTTGCTGCGCCATCGCGAGATCAACAAGCTCAAGCAGATCGTCCAAACGCTGATCGATGCCACCAACACATCAGATGAGCGCATCCACACCACTTTCGAGCAAACCGTTGCCGCCACCGGCCGATTGAGCTCCGTGGATCCGAACCTGCAGAACATCCCCAATCGGAACGCCGCCGGCCGTGAGATTCGTGGCGTGTTCGTGCCGGGGGAGGGGTACGAGGCCCTGATGAGCTGCGATTACTCACAGGTCGAGCTGCGCATTATGGCTGATCTGTCCGATGATGAGGCGCTGATCGAAGCGTTCCGCTCCGGAGCCGACTTCCACAAATACGTGGCCTCGATGGTCTACAAGCTGCCGGTCGACCAGATCACCGGCGACCAGCGCAGCCACGTAAAAGCCATGAGCTACGGATTGGCCTATGGTCTGAGCACGTATGGTCTTGCCCAGCAACTCAAGATCGCGCCACGTGAAGCGGAAGCGTTGAAAAACCGGTATTTCGATACCTTCGGCAAGGTGCACGATTACCTTGAATCGCTGGTGGCCAATGCCCGAGAGAAGGGGTATACGGAAACCATTTTCGGACGGCGTCGCTACTTCCCGGCCCTGCATTCGACCAATCGTGTTGCGCGTGAGGCCGCCGAACGCGCGGCACTCAACGCACCGATTCAGGGATCCGCCGCCGACATCATGAAGATTGCGATGATTCGCGCCGAACAGACCTTGGCCGAGGCTCACGTCAAGAGCCGTATCATTCTGCAGATTCACGATGAACTGGTAGTGGAAATCGCGCCGGGAGAAGGCGACCAGGTCACCGAACTGGTGCGCAACGCCATGGAACACGCCGTCGACCTTGCCGTGCCGCTGGACGTATCGTGCGGCATCGGTTCCGACTGGCAACTCGCTGCACACTGA
- a CDS encoding Nif3-like dinuclear metal center hexameric protein — MPNLKQVIDVLETLYPLRYAEEWDEPGLIVGDLSHDVHRIVFAADPTSAIIDKAIATGADLLITHHPLFFRSVHETSGLGFRGDIVRRLYQHGCGLWVGHTNADAAYRGVGQAAADYFGLIDQKPLVPIDDANASHPVGLGRVGRLPKPVALKDFAQRVFDEVSDHGMTTALGIQVCGDSDTFVQYVAILPGSGDSLFNEVRATGADVYVTSDLRHHPVTDAIEQARYEARMRSQGIMLGHGMAGESHVRPCFINTPHAAIESMWFNYAIDDVPAAIEQATGARPEVEWFHDTTDPWTLSITAHRD, encoded by the coding sequence ATGCCGAATCTCAAGCAAGTCATCGACGTTCTCGAGACCCTGTACCCATTGCGCTACGCCGAAGAATGGGATGAGCCGGGCCTCATTGTCGGAGATCTGAGCCACGACGTGCACCGCATCGTGTTCGCCGCCGACCCGACCTCCGCCATCATTGACAAGGCCATCGCTACTGGCGCGGACCTGCTCATCACCCATCACCCGTTGTTCTTCCGTTCCGTACACGAGACGAGCGGACTCGGTTTCCGGGGCGACATCGTCCGCAGACTCTACCAGCACGGCTGCGGGCTGTGGGTAGGGCACACTAATGCCGACGCTGCGTATCGCGGCGTGGGACAGGCGGCGGCCGACTACTTCGGACTCATCGACCAGAAACCACTCGTGCCGATTGACGATGCAAACGCCTCTCATCCGGTCGGCTTGGGGCGTGTGGGTCGTTTGCCGAAGCCTGTTGCCCTGAAGGATTTCGCTCAGCGTGTATTCGACGAAGTGTCCGATCATGGCATGACCACCGCGCTCGGCATCCAGGTATGCGGCGATTCGGACACTTTTGTTCAGTATGTGGCCATTCTGCCTGGCTCCGGGGACTCCCTGTTCAACGAGGTGCGTGCCACCGGTGCGGACGTGTACGTAACCAGCGATTTGCGTCACCACCCGGTGACCGACGCCATCGAACAAGCCCGGTATGAAGCCCGTATGAGGTCCCAAGGCATCATGCTCGGCCATGGAATGGCGGGGGAGAGCCATGTGCGTCCCTGCTTCATCAACACCCCTCATGCCGCCATCGAATCCATGTGGTTCAACTACGCGATCGATGACGTGCCAGCCGCCATCGAACAAGCGACCGGAGCAAGGCCTGAAGTCGAGTGGTTCCACGACACGACCGATCCATGGACGCTGTCCATTACCGCGCATCGAGATTAA
- a CDS encoding NUDIX hydrolase, translating to MFGGSKQEQLEHRLDHKLNASSDGIDMDVPAKVISSETVYTGRIFHVDDMRIALTDKQGKEHEIGRQVLRHAPCVVMLVHDMSTDRYLIEREYRAGSDMFAYGLPAGLMDEGEDIMDAALRELAEETGVVPDRDTMGVDFVGDFYSSEGMTDELAHIMVLHLGPFRREQRHFDADEHVESAWIPWSDLAATRITSSNSMIAIQHEALRRLIARNSDKDKPSLFS from the coding sequence ATGTTTGGCGGAAGCAAGCAGGAACAACTGGAGCATCGGCTCGACCATAAGCTGAACGCCTCCTCGGACGGCATCGACATGGACGTGCCCGCCAAAGTGATCAGTAGCGAAACCGTTTATACCGGGCGTATCTTCCATGTGGACGACATGCGCATCGCTCTGACCGACAAGCAGGGCAAGGAACACGAGATCGGCCGCCAGGTGCTGCGTCACGCCCCCTGTGTGGTCATGCTCGTGCACGACATGTCCACCGACCGCTACCTCATCGAACGCGAATACCGCGCCGGATCGGACATGTTCGCCTACGGGCTTCCCGCCGGACTGATGGACGAGGGCGAGGACATCATGGACGCGGCCCTGAGGGAACTGGCCGAGGAAACCGGCGTGGTGCCGGACCGTGACACCATGGGCGTTGACTTCGTAGGTGATTTCTACTCGTCCGAAGGCATGACCGACGAACTGGCCCACATCATGGTGTTGCATTTGGGCCCGTTCAGGCGGGAGCAGCGCCATTTCGATGCGGACGAGCATGTGGAATCCGCGTGGATTCCGTGGAGCGACCTTGCCGCCACGCGCATCACCTCATCCAATTCGATGATCGCCATCCAGCATGAGGCGTTACGCAGACTCATCGCCAGGAACTCCGACAAAGATAAGCCGTCGCTGTTCTCCTGA